The Oncorhynchus keta strain PuntledgeMale-10-30-2019 unplaced genomic scaffold, Oket_V2 Un_contig_13998_pilon_pilon, whole genome shotgun sequence genome has a segment encoding these proteins:
- the LOC127918318 gene encoding GPI transamidase component PIG-S-like: MGVPPSVPPSVPPSVPPSVSPSLSLASPLSHIRPPPETTVLSYRYETRYRTATIMEEDALNQPTAAETDQSLHLLSESPCGSVVIYVVPESSTLLPEGVSVYVGQRRTALLRAGRPMRVGVGLKEVLAHLETQVQQVLKVMSFSHSDITAALSDRVRLDYSSREGLADSMRAFKSSPGYEITFSLLNPDPKSHHLHWDIEAAVQSYIQPLLSKLAPVADFSLDSQILYYAVLGVNPRFDPSLNAYTLNADSLSHVINPVEARLGSSAASSNPVLNFLLYVPDARHSPLYITDHRKYTVVSNAFSSPRWGGIMVYNVNGTELPVHINIDMTRVMGVFLAQLRSVLACLIVNPSPGFLVGPCGPAGLADWELDRLLWSRSVENVATATTTITSLAQLLDQIGNIVINDNIAEQVSAAVASLQLAVGQLEAGNLGLALQYSKEAILHSERAFFDPSLLHLLYFPDDQKFAIYIPLFLPMCVPILLSLLKMAAEARQRRRERQDKKE, encoded by the exons ATGGG tgtcccaccctctgtccctccctctgtccctccctctgtccctccctctgtctctccctctctctcccttgcctcCCCTCTTTCCCATATCCGCCCCCCTCCAGAGACCACAGTGTTGAGTTACAGGTATGAGACTAGATACAGGACAGCTACCATCATGGAGGAAGATGCTCTGAACCAGCCCACTGCAGCAG AGACTGATCAGTCTCTTCATCTGCTCAGTGAGAGCCCCTGTGGCTCCGTGGTCATCTATGTGGTCCCAGAATCCTCCACACTGCTACCTGAG GGTGTGAGTGTGTACGTGGGTCAGAGGCGGACGGCGCTGTTGCGTGCCGGGAGGCCAATGAGAGTGGGCGTCGGCCTGAAGGAGGTGCTAGCCCACCTGGAGACCCAGGTACAACAGGTTCTCAAGGTCATGTCATTCAGCCACAGTGACATCACCGCTGCCCTTAGCGACCGCGTCCGCCTCGACTACAGTAGCAGGGAGGGTCTGGCCGACAGCATGAGAGCCTTCAAGTCCAGCCCAG GTTATGAAATAACCTTCAGCCTGTTGAACCCTGACCCTAAGTCTCACCATCTGCACTGGGACATAGAGGCAGCAGTCCAGAGTTATATCCAGCCTCTCCTGTCGAAGCTGGCCCCGGTGGCCGACTTCAGTCTGGACTCACAGATCCTCTACTACGCTGTCCTTGGGGTCAACCCACGTTTTGATCCCTCACTCAACGCCTACACACTCAACGCTGACAGCCTGTCTCACGTCATTAACCCCGTAGAGGCCAGGCTGG gctcTAGCGCTGCATCATCCAACCCTGTCCTGAACTTCCTGCTGTACGTTCCAGACGCACGTCACTCCCCCCTCTACATCACCGACCACCGCAAATACACTGTTGTCTCCAACGCCTTCAGCTCCCCGCGCTGGGGAGGCATCATG gtgTATAATGTCAATGGGACAGAGCTTCCTGTTCACATCAACATAGACATGACCAGAGTGATGGGAGTCTTCCTGGCACAGCTACGGTCAGTACTGGCGTGTTTGA TCGTCAACCCCTCCCCTGGCTTCCTGGTTGGCCCGTGTGGCCCAGCGGGATTGGCTGACTGGGAGTTGGATCGCCTCCTGTGGAGTCGCAGTGTCGAGAACGTTGCCACGGCAACGACAACTATCACCTCATTGGCCCAGCTGCTGGACCAGATAGGAAACATCGTCATCAACGACAACATcgcagaacag GTGTCAGCAGCAGTTGCCTCTCTCCAGTTGGCTGTGGGTCAGTTGGAGGCGGGGAACCTGGGCTTGGCCCTGCAGTACAGTAAGGAAGCTATCCTCCATTCAGAACGAGCCTTCTTcgacccctccctcctccacctcctctattTCCCTGACGATCAGAAGTTTGccatctacatccctctcttcctgccCATGTGTGTCCCCATCCTGCTCTCACTGCTCAAGATGGCCGCCGAGGCCCGCCAGAGGcgaagggagagacaggacaaGAAGGAGTGA